The Megachile rotundata isolate GNS110a chromosome 8, iyMegRotu1, whole genome shotgun sequence genome has a segment encoding these proteins:
- the PGS1 gene encoding phosphatidylglycerophosphate synthase 1 isoform X4, with the protein MLAEERDLEVETVQPEFHILSWLYKCAPCFPVNGSKIKIIHEPSIFYSTLVEKCKNAKKRITFASLYLGTGKLESNLVEAIDQALDINNGNIEVKILLDFMRGSRGTLNSRKMLEPLLNGKHGHSCQIFLYHTPKLRGFLKMVIPDRFNELVGLQHMKLYMIDNDIIISGANLSNDYFTNRQDRYFLIEDCKDLCDFYNELVERVGNFSFVLQPDGTTVLNSAIKIHPLKTPAKFIQHAANSMKTLFQREIEDRSDFENLGKDFDTDTWIFPLIQMGQLNIYHDSQITLKMLETTPPGATLKLATGYFNLTSEYTNALLKHCQGTCHLLTAHPTTNGFFTAKGVAGGIPAAYTKIEKSFMDYCNKLGQQNRVTLWEFVKPGWTYHAKGLWYSLPYQEKPCLTLIGSPNFGYRSVRRDLETQIAVVTKNEQLQDKLQKEHERLFSCAKRVTNRTFLERDRIPPAWVSAAVVLFRYYF; encoded by the exons ATGTTAGCGGAAGAAAGAGATTTAGAAGTGGAAACAGTACAGCCGGAATTTCATATATTATCTTGGTTGTACAAATGTGCACCTTGTTTTCCTGTCAATGGATCAAAg attaaaataattcatgaaCCAAGCATATTTTATTCCACTCTTGttgagaaatgtaaaaatgcgAAGAAGAGAATAACATTTGCATCATTATATTTAGGCACAGGAAAATTAGAATCTAATTTA GTGGAAGCTATCGATCAGGCTTTAGACATAAATAATGGTAACATTgaagtaaaaattttgttagattTTATGAGGGGATCTAGAGGTACATTAAACTCGCGGAAAATGTTGGAGCCATTACTTAATGGAAAACATGGTCATTCTtgtcaaatttttctttatcaCACTCCTAAACTTCGTGGATTTCTAAAAATGGTTATACCAGATCGTTTCAATGAATTAGTAGGATTACAGCACATGAAACTGTATATGATAgataatgatataataattagCGG tgcTAATCTTAGTAATGATTACTTTACAAACCGGCAAGACCGTTATTTTCTAATCGAAGATTGTAAAGATCTCTGTGATTTCTATAATGAACTAGTCGAAAGAGTAGGAAACTTCAGTTTTGTACTTCAACCAGATGGAACTACAGTATTAAACTCTGCCATAAAAATCCATCCTCTCAAAACACCTGCAAAGTTCATTCAACATGCGGCGAATAGCATGAAAACTCTGTTCCAAAGGGAAATAGAAGATCGTTCTGATTTTGAAAATCTAg gaAAAGATTTCGACACAGATACTTGGATCTTTCCTTTGATACAAATGggtcaattaaatatttatcacgACAGTCAGATAACACTGAAAATGCTGGAGACTACGCCTCCAGGGGCAACATTAAAATTGGCAACTGGTTACTTTAATTTAACTTCCGAATACACTAACGCGTTACTTAAACACTGTCAGGGAACATGTCACCTCTTGACTGCGCATCCAACTACCAATGGTTTCTTTA CGGCAAAAGGCGTGGCAGGAGGTATTCCAGCAGCATacacaaaaattgaaaagtcaTTTATGGACTACTGTAACAAACTAGGACAACAAAATAGAGTAACTTTATGGGAGTTTGTTAAGCCAGGCTGGACATATCATGCAAAAGGATTATGGTATTCGTTACCATATCAAGAAAAGCCTTGTCTTACTCTTATTGGATCCCCTAATTTTG gtTACAGATCAGTTAGGAGAGATTTAGAAACTCAAATTGCAGTTGTGACAAAAAATGAACAGTTACAAGACAAATTACAAAAGGAACATGAACGTTTATTTTCATGCGCGAAGCGAGTGACGAATCGAACATTTCTCGAACGTGACAGAATACCGCCTGCGTGGGTATCTGCTGCCGTTGTTTTGTTTAGGTATTACTTTTAA
- the PGS1 gene encoding phosphatidylglycerophosphate synthase 1 isoform X1: MHSLIGKNLKRFHTKRLLINDQGESRLSCLPAITNIAQISMLAEERDLEVETVQPEFHILSWLYKCAPCFPVNGSKIKIIHEPSIFYSTLVEKCKNAKKRITFASLYLGTGKLESNLVEAIDQALDINNGNIEVKILLDFMRGSRGTLNSRKMLEPLLNGKHGHSCQIFLYHTPKLRGFLKMVIPDRFNELVGLQHMKLYMIDNDIIISGANLSNDYFTNRQDRYFLIEDCKDLCDFYNELVERVGNFSFVLQPDGTTVLNSAIKIHPLKTPAKFIQHAANSMKTLFQREIEDRSDFENLGKDFDTDTWIFPLIQMGQLNIYHDSQITLKMLETTPPGATLKLATGYFNLTSEYTNALLKHCQGTCHLLTAHPTTNGFFTAKGVAGGIPAAYTKIEKSFMDYCNKLGQQNRVTLWEFVKPGWTYHAKGLWYSLPYQEKPCLTLIGSPNFGYRSVRRDLETQIAVVTKNEQLQDKLQKEHERLFSCAKRVTNRTFLERDRIPPAWVSAAVVLFRYYF, encoded by the exons ATGCATAGTTTGAttggtaaaaatttaaaacg GTTTCATACAAAGAGGCTGTTAATAAATGATCAAGGAGAATCAAGACTGTCTTGTTTGCCTGCAATAACAAATATTGCACAAATTAGTATGTTAGCGGAAGAAAGAGATTTAGAAGTGGAAACAGTACAGCCGGAATTTCATATATTATCTTGGTTGTACAAATGTGCACCTTGTTTTCCTGTCAATGGATCAAAg attaaaataattcatgaaCCAAGCATATTTTATTCCACTCTTGttgagaaatgtaaaaatgcgAAGAAGAGAATAACATTTGCATCATTATATTTAGGCACAGGAAAATTAGAATCTAATTTA GTGGAAGCTATCGATCAGGCTTTAGACATAAATAATGGTAACATTgaagtaaaaattttgttagattTTATGAGGGGATCTAGAGGTACATTAAACTCGCGGAAAATGTTGGAGCCATTACTTAATGGAAAACATGGTCATTCTtgtcaaatttttctttatcaCACTCCTAAACTTCGTGGATTTCTAAAAATGGTTATACCAGATCGTTTCAATGAATTAGTAGGATTACAGCACATGAAACTGTATATGATAgataatgatataataattagCGG tgcTAATCTTAGTAATGATTACTTTACAAACCGGCAAGACCGTTATTTTCTAATCGAAGATTGTAAAGATCTCTGTGATTTCTATAATGAACTAGTCGAAAGAGTAGGAAACTTCAGTTTTGTACTTCAACCAGATGGAACTACAGTATTAAACTCTGCCATAAAAATCCATCCTCTCAAAACACCTGCAAAGTTCATTCAACATGCGGCGAATAGCATGAAAACTCTGTTCCAAAGGGAAATAGAAGATCGTTCTGATTTTGAAAATCTAg gaAAAGATTTCGACACAGATACTTGGATCTTTCCTTTGATACAAATGggtcaattaaatatttatcacgACAGTCAGATAACACTGAAAATGCTGGAGACTACGCCTCCAGGGGCAACATTAAAATTGGCAACTGGTTACTTTAATTTAACTTCCGAATACACTAACGCGTTACTTAAACACTGTCAGGGAACATGTCACCTCTTGACTGCGCATCCAACTACCAATGGTTTCTTTA CGGCAAAAGGCGTGGCAGGAGGTATTCCAGCAGCATacacaaaaattgaaaagtcaTTTATGGACTACTGTAACAAACTAGGACAACAAAATAGAGTAACTTTATGGGAGTTTGTTAAGCCAGGCTGGACATATCATGCAAAAGGATTATGGTATTCGTTACCATATCAAGAAAAGCCTTGTCTTACTCTTATTGGATCCCCTAATTTTG gtTACAGATCAGTTAGGAGAGATTTAGAAACTCAAATTGCAGTTGTGACAAAAAATGAACAGTTACAAGACAAATTACAAAAGGAACATGAACGTTTATTTTCATGCGCGAAGCGAGTGACGAATCGAACATTTCTCGAACGTGACAGAATACCGCCTGCGTGGGTATCTGCTGCCGTTGTTTTGTTTAGGTATTACTTTTAA
- the PGS1 gene encoding phosphatidylglycerophosphate synthase 1 isoform X2 has translation MFHTKRLLINDQGESRLSCLPAITNIAQISMLAEERDLEVETVQPEFHILSWLYKCAPCFPVNGSKIKIIHEPSIFYSTLVEKCKNAKKRITFASLYLGTGKLESNLVEAIDQALDINNGNIEVKILLDFMRGSRGTLNSRKMLEPLLNGKHGHSCQIFLYHTPKLRGFLKMVIPDRFNELVGLQHMKLYMIDNDIIISGANLSNDYFTNRQDRYFLIEDCKDLCDFYNELVERVGNFSFVLQPDGTTVLNSAIKIHPLKTPAKFIQHAANSMKTLFQREIEDRSDFENLGKDFDTDTWIFPLIQMGQLNIYHDSQITLKMLETTPPGATLKLATGYFNLTSEYTNALLKHCQGTCHLLTAHPTTNGFFTAKGVAGGIPAAYTKIEKSFMDYCNKLGQQNRVTLWEFVKPGWTYHAKGLWYSLPYQEKPCLTLIGSPNFGYRSVRRDLETQIAVVTKNEQLQDKLQKEHERLFSCAKRVTNRTFLERDRIPPAWVSAAVVLFRYYF, from the exons at GTTTCATACAAAGAGGCTGTTAATAAATGATCAAGGAGAATCAAGACTGTCTTGTTTGCCTGCAATAACAAATATTGCACAAATTAGTATGTTAGCGGAAGAAAGAGATTTAGAAGTGGAAACAGTACAGCCGGAATTTCATATATTATCTTGGTTGTACAAATGTGCACCTTGTTTTCCTGTCAATGGATCAAAg attaaaataattcatgaaCCAAGCATATTTTATTCCACTCTTGttgagaaatgtaaaaatgcgAAGAAGAGAATAACATTTGCATCATTATATTTAGGCACAGGAAAATTAGAATCTAATTTA GTGGAAGCTATCGATCAGGCTTTAGACATAAATAATGGTAACATTgaagtaaaaattttgttagattTTATGAGGGGATCTAGAGGTACATTAAACTCGCGGAAAATGTTGGAGCCATTACTTAATGGAAAACATGGTCATTCTtgtcaaatttttctttatcaCACTCCTAAACTTCGTGGATTTCTAAAAATGGTTATACCAGATCGTTTCAATGAATTAGTAGGATTACAGCACATGAAACTGTATATGATAgataatgatataataattagCGG tgcTAATCTTAGTAATGATTACTTTACAAACCGGCAAGACCGTTATTTTCTAATCGAAGATTGTAAAGATCTCTGTGATTTCTATAATGAACTAGTCGAAAGAGTAGGAAACTTCAGTTTTGTACTTCAACCAGATGGAACTACAGTATTAAACTCTGCCATAAAAATCCATCCTCTCAAAACACCTGCAAAGTTCATTCAACATGCGGCGAATAGCATGAAAACTCTGTTCCAAAGGGAAATAGAAGATCGTTCTGATTTTGAAAATCTAg gaAAAGATTTCGACACAGATACTTGGATCTTTCCTTTGATACAAATGggtcaattaaatatttatcacgACAGTCAGATAACACTGAAAATGCTGGAGACTACGCCTCCAGGGGCAACATTAAAATTGGCAACTGGTTACTTTAATTTAACTTCCGAATACACTAACGCGTTACTTAAACACTGTCAGGGAACATGTCACCTCTTGACTGCGCATCCAACTACCAATGGTTTCTTTA CGGCAAAAGGCGTGGCAGGAGGTATTCCAGCAGCATacacaaaaattgaaaagtcaTTTATGGACTACTGTAACAAACTAGGACAACAAAATAGAGTAACTTTATGGGAGTTTGTTAAGCCAGGCTGGACATATCATGCAAAAGGATTATGGTATTCGTTACCATATCAAGAAAAGCCTTGTCTTACTCTTATTGGATCCCCTAATTTTG gtTACAGATCAGTTAGGAGAGATTTAGAAACTCAAATTGCAGTTGTGACAAAAAATGAACAGTTACAAGACAAATTACAAAAGGAACATGAACGTTTATTTTCATGCGCGAAGCGAGTGACGAATCGAACATTTCTCGAACGTGACAGAATACCGCCTGCGTGGGTATCTGCTGCCGTTGTTTTGTTTAGGTATTACTTTTAA